A single window of Carassius gibelio isolate Cgi1373 ecotype wild population from Czech Republic chromosome A19, carGib1.2-hapl.c, whole genome shotgun sequence DNA harbors:
- the LOC127935340 gene encoding collagen triple helix repeat-containing protein 1-like isoform X1: MASKQTPLIICFWITFSFCVTEKVREKTARRRDTELTDKVIKHQMCVQGVPGVQGRDGNPGINGIPGTPGIPGRDGLKGEKGQCVTERFEDPWKPNFKQCAWNSLNYGIDLGKIAECTFTKQRSDSALRVLFSGSLRLKCKTACCQRWYFTFNGAECTGPLPIESIIYLDQGSPELNSTINIHRTSTVEGLCDGIQAGLVDVGIWVGTCADYPRGDASTGWNSVSRVIIEELPK; this comes from the exons ATGGCCTCCAAACAGACACCGCTAATCATTTGCTTTTGGATAACCTTTTCATTCTGTGTGACGGAAAAAGTCAGAGAAAAGACCGCCCGGCGAAGAGACACGGAGCTTACTGACAAGGTAATTAAG CACCAGATGTGTGTGCAGGGTGTACCTGGAGTGCAGGGCAGGGATGGGAACCCGGGGATAAATGGCATCCCAGGCACCCCAGGAATCCCTGGGAGAGACGGACTGAAGGGCGAGAAGGGACAGTGTGTGACCGAGAGGTTTGAGGATCCCTGGAAACCCAACTTCAAACAGTGCGCCTGGAACTCTTTAAACTACGGCATTGATCTGGGCAAAATAGCC GAGTGCACGTTCACCAAGCAGCGTTCGGACAGTGCTCTGCGTGTGCTCTTCAGCGGTTCTCTCAGGCTCAAGTGTAAGACGGCCTGCTGTCAGCGCTGGTACTTCACCTTTAATGGGGCCGAATGTACCGGACCGCTGCCCATAGAGTCCATCATTTACCTGGACCAGGGCAGCCCCGAACTCAACTCCACCATTAACATACACAGGACCTCCACAG tggagGGGCTCTGTGACGGGATCCAGGCCGGCCTGGTGGATGTTGGGATCTGGGTGGGCACATGTGCTGATTATCCTCGTGGAGACGCTTCGACTGGATGGAACTCTGTATCCCGGGTCATCATCGAAGAACTGCCTAAATAA
- the LOC127935340 gene encoding collagen triple helix repeat-containing protein 1-like isoform X2, which produces MASKQTPLIICFWITFSFCVTEKVREKTARRRDTELTDKHQMCVQGVPGVQGRDGNPGINGIPGTPGIPGRDGLKGEKGQCVTERFEDPWKPNFKQCAWNSLNYGIDLGKIAECTFTKQRSDSALRVLFSGSLRLKCKTACCQRWYFTFNGAECTGPLPIESIIYLDQGSPELNSTINIHRTSTVEGLCDGIQAGLVDVGIWVGTCADYPRGDASTGWNSVSRVIIEELPK; this is translated from the exons ATGGCCTCCAAACAGACACCGCTAATCATTTGCTTTTGGATAACCTTTTCATTCTGTGTGACGGAAAAAGTCAGAGAAAAGACCGCCCGGCGAAGAGACACGGAGCTTACTGACAAG CACCAGATGTGTGTGCAGGGTGTACCTGGAGTGCAGGGCAGGGATGGGAACCCGGGGATAAATGGCATCCCAGGCACCCCAGGAATCCCTGGGAGAGACGGACTGAAGGGCGAGAAGGGACAGTGTGTGACCGAGAGGTTTGAGGATCCCTGGAAACCCAACTTCAAACAGTGCGCCTGGAACTCTTTAAACTACGGCATTGATCTGGGCAAAATAGCC GAGTGCACGTTCACCAAGCAGCGTTCGGACAGTGCTCTGCGTGTGCTCTTCAGCGGTTCTCTCAGGCTCAAGTGTAAGACGGCCTGCTGTCAGCGCTGGTACTTCACCTTTAATGGGGCCGAATGTACCGGACCGCTGCCCATAGAGTCCATCATTTACCTGGACCAGGGCAGCCCCGAACTCAACTCCACCATTAACATACACAGGACCTCCACAG tggagGGGCTCTGTGACGGGATCCAGGCCGGCCTGGTGGATGTTGGGATCTGGGTGGGCACATGTGCTGATTATCCTCGTGGAGACGCTTCGACTGGATGGAACTCTGTATCCCGGGTCATCATCGAAGAACTGCCTAAATAA